A stretch of the Rosa rugosa chromosome 5, drRosRugo1.1, whole genome shotgun sequence genome encodes the following:
- the LOC133712449 gene encoding uncharacterized protein LOC133712449, with amino-acid sequence MDQQQRAGAPQYRPPPPGQGGGESSAILVVLIGFLAIFAMVVLPSISTISNSFSILHQVPEGHVGVYWRGGALLKTITDPGFHLKLPLITQYEPVQVTLQTDQVRDIPCGTKGGVMINFEKIEVVNRLRKEYVYETLLNYGVHYDNTWIYDKIHHEINQFCSSNSLQDVYIDVFDQIDEKMKDALQVDCTKYAPGIEIINVRVTKPKIPDSIRRNFEQMEEERTKVLIAIERQRVVEKEAETKKKMAISEAEKNANVSKILMEQKLMEKDSSRRQEEIENAMYLAREKSLADADFYKVMREAEANKLKLTPQFLELKFIEAIADNTKIFFGDKVPNMVLDQRLLGNFLKVSREVAKDISQQTSGEANADDGEAGNPEVEYA; translated from the exons ATGGATCAGCAGCAGAGAGCCGGAGCTCCTCAGTATCGTCCTCCACCTCCCGGTCAAGGCGGCGGCGAATCCTCAGCCATTCTCGTCGTCCTCATCGGTTTCCTCGCCATCTTCGCTATG GTGGTGCTTCCATCAATATCAACTATTAGCAATAGCTTTTCCATCCTGCACCAAGTCCCCGAAGGTCATGTTGGTGTATATTGGAGAGGGGGTGCTCTTCTAAAGACTATTACTGATCCAG GGTTTCACCTCAAGTTGCCTCTCATAACACAGTATGAACCTGTTCAAGTGACCCTTCAGACTGATCAa GTGAGGGATATTCCTTGCGGTACAAAAGGGGGTGTCATGATCAACTTTGAAAAGATTGAG GTTGTAAACAGGTTACGTAAGGAATATGTGTATGAGACACTTCTAAATTATGGTGTGCACTATGACAACACATGGATATATGACAAAATTCATCATGAGATCAATCAGTTCTGCAGCTCGAATTCTCTCCAAGATGTCTATATTGATGTGTTTGATCAG ATTGATGAGAAGATGAAAGACGCTCTCCAGGTTGACTGTACCAAATATGCCCCAGGTATCGAAATTATCAACGTGCGTGTCACAAAGCCGAAGATCCCTGATAGTATCAGACGGAACTTTGAGCAGATGGAGGAGGAGCGCACCAAG GTCTTAATTGCTATAGAGAGACAGAGGGTGGTGGAGAAAGAAGCAGAAACCAAGAAGAAGATGGCTATCAGTGAAGCCGAGAAGAATGCCAACGTCAGTAAGATTCTCATGGAACAAAAGCTGATGGAGAAGGACAGTTCCAGGAGGCAGGAAGAAATCGAAAATGCCATGTATCTAGCTCGGGAGAAGAGTCTTGCAGATGCTGATTTCTACAA GGTAATGAGAGAGGCCGAAGCAAACAAGTTGAAGCTCACTCCACAGTTCCTTGAGCTTAAGTTTATCGAGGCCATTGCTGATAATACAAAAATCTTCTTTGGGGACAAG GTACCCAATATGGTTCTAGATCAGAGGTTGCTGGGGAACTTTTTGAAGGTTTCCAGAGAGGTGGCCAAAGATATATCCCAACAAACGTCCGGGGAAGCGAATGCGGACGATGGAGAAGCTGGTAACCCTGAAGTTGAATATGCCTGA
- the LOC133708214 gene encoding ureide permease 2-like, translating to MYVVDSKGGAIACMLLALFLLGTWPAVLTMLERRGRLPQHTYLDYSITNFLVAVLIALTFGQIGSSTPDKPNFITQLSQDNLPSVLFAMAGGIVLSLGNLSSQYAFALVGLSLTEVITASITTVIGTTLNYFLDNRINRAEILFPGVACFLIAVCLGSAVHSSNAADNKVKLDSFPSDSKDGEKALKQIPDKDGLKDLESGNEKAKAGTADYLVQIENQRAIKVFGKKTYIGLAITFFAGLCFSLFTPAFNVATNDQWHTLNKGVPHLVVYTAFFYFSASCFVIAIILNTIFLYRPILDLPKSSFKAYLNDWEGRGWALLAGLICGFGNGLQFMGGQAAGYAAADSVQALPLVSTFWGILLFGEYRKSSRRTYILLTSMLTMFIVAVAVLMASSGHRK from the exons ATGTATGTGGTGGATAGCAAAGGAGGTGCTATAGCATGCATGCTGCTGGCATTGTTCTTATTGGGGACATGGCCTGCTGTCCTGACTATGCTCGAAAGAAGAGGCCGGCTTCCTCAGCATACTTATTTGGATTACTCTATCACCAATTTCTTGGTTGCTGTTCTGATTGCTTTGACATTTGGTCAGATAGGCAGTAGCACACCTGACAAGCCCAATTTTATAACTCAACTTTCACAG GATAATTTGCCTAGTGTTTTATTCGCAATGGCGGGTGGGATAGTCCTGAGCCTTGGAAATCTTTCTTCACAGTATGCATTTGCTTTAGTTGGTTTGTCACTGACAGAGGTGATCACTGCAAGCATCACAACTGTCATAG GCACAACCTTGAATTACTTCTTAGACAACAGAATTAATAGAGCCGAGATTCTTTTCCCTGGTGTTGCTTGCTTCTTGATTGCGGTTTGTCTTGGCTCTGCTGTTCACTCGTCCAATGCAGCTGATAACAAAGTAAAACTTGACAGTTTTCCCAGTGATTCAAAAGATGGAGAAAA GGCTCTAAAACAAATTCCAGATAAGG ATGGGTTAAAGGATTTGGAGAGTGGAAATGAGAAAGCGAAGGCTGGCACTGCAGACTATCTTGTACAGATTGAGAACCAAAGAGCAATTAAG GTTTTTGGGAAGAAGACTTACATTGGACTGGCCATAACTTTCTTTGCGGGACTTTGCTTCTCCCTCTTCACACCAGCATTCAACGTGGCCACAAATGATCAGTGGCATACTTTGAATAAAGGAGTTCCTCATTTGGTTGTCTATACTGCATTTTTCTACTTCTCAGCATCTTGTTTCGTCATTGCTATCATTTTAAACACCATCTTCCTTTACCGCCCTATACTAGACTTACCCAAAAGTTCATTCAAAGCTTACTTGAACGACTGGGAGGGTAGGGGTTGGGCCCTTTTGGCTGGTCTCATATGTGGATTCGGCAACGGTCTCCAATTCATGGGAGGTCAAGCTGCAGGATATGCAGCAGCTGATTCTGTTCAG GCACTTCCACTTGTGAGCACTTTCTGGGGCATACTTCTGTTTGGAGAATACCGAAAATCGTCACGAAGAACATATATATTGCTTACTAGCATGTTGACTATGTTTATTGTTGCTGTTGCTGTCCTCATGGCATCATCGGGGCATCGAAAATGA
- the LOC133708918 gene encoding pentatricopeptide repeat-containing protein At1g26460, mitochondrial, translating to MASQMAILARTRSLAKTLNANPTFFKTITTFSFLSQEPQLAAEPTQPAAPEVPLPPNPTSYPENWRTPPSSAASAQSLLPLGFLQQSPSFQIQSLSQDLDSQGLLNVFADWMTSQKWTQMKQLFELWIRSLDKNGKPNKPDVSSYNHYLRANLMSGASPAEMLDLVASMEDHGVEPNTASFNLVLKAMHGGKESEAAEKLLQRMLQTGNVAPPDDESYNIVVSLLLQSHRVDAALKYIDLTLKSGYMVSMQVFKDCVQGCVNTGRLDSLVSIIDKCKSMDQNKALCPPWNLCNYIADVALQADNSKLAVHALKFMANWIARGEQSRPAIYLSVDEGLLLSALATAGRTYSSTLVDASWAILLRSLRQKKVPNPESYLAKISALASLGELERAFITLREFETTYANSSKEVEEELFSPFTSLYPLVVACSKTGFETLDLVYFQLESLSRADPPYKSVAALNCIVLGCANIWDLDRAYQTFEAISSTFGLTPDIHSYNALMHAFGKLKKTSEAARVFEHLVSLGVRPNAMSYSLLVDAHLINRDPKAALSVIKEMVNSGFEPSKETLKKVKRRCMREMDYESDDLVEDFAKRFNLRMDGEARRNRLFELNYSTGYA from the exons ATGGCGTCCCAAATGGCGATCCTTGCCCGGACCCGATCCCTGGCCAAAACCCTAAACGCAAACCCCACCTTCTTCAAAACCATCACCACCTTCTCATTTCTCTCTCAGGAGCCCCAACTCGCCGCCGAGCCCACTCAGCCGGCGGCCCCCGAGGTCCCGCTCCCTCCCAACCCCACCTCATACCCCGAAAACTGGCGCACTCCGCCGTCCTCCGCCGCGTCGGCTCAGTCTCTGCTCCCCCTAGGGTTCCTCCAGCAATCCCCGAGCTTCCAAATCCAGTCCCTCTCGCAGGACCTGGACTCGCAGGGACTGCTCAACGTCTTCGCCGATTGGATGACGTCACAGAAGTGGACGCAGATGAAGCAGCTGTTTGAGCTCTGGATAAGGTCGCTGGACAAGAACGGCAAGCCCAATAAGCCCGATGTGAGCTCTTATAATCACTACCTCAGGGCCAATCTCATGAGCGGAGCCTCGCCGGCGGAGATGCTGGATCTGGTGGCCAGCATGGAGGACCACGGCGTCGAGCCCAACACGGCGTCGTTTAATCTCGTCCTCAAGGCTATGCACGGCGGCAAAGAGTCCGAAGCCGCCGAGAAATTGCTCCAACG GATGTTGCAGACAGGCAATGTAGCACCGCCTGACGATGAGTCCTACAACATAGTTGTGAGCTTGCTCTTGCAATCGCACAGAGTTGATGCGGCTTTGAAGTATATAGATTTGACTTTAAAGTCTGGTTATATGGTGTCAATGCAAGTGTTCAAAGATTGTGTACAGGGATGCGTCAATACGGGGAGGCTAGATAGTTTGGTTTCGATAATTGACAAGTGCAAG TCAATGGATCAGAACAAAGCTCTTTGTCCGCCCTGGAACTTGTGCAACTATATTGCGGACGTGGCTTTGCAGGCGGATAATAGCAAGTTGGCAGTTCATGCCCTGAAATTTATGGCCAATTGGATTGCTCGAGGTGAGCAATCAAGGCCGGCTATTTATCTTTCTGTAGATGAAGGATTGCTTCTGTCAGCACTTGCAACTGCTGGCAGGACATATAGTAGTACTTTAGTGGATGCGTCATGGGCAATCTTACTACGCTCATTGCGACAAAAGAAGGTCCCTAATCCTGAATCTTACCTTGCAAAGATATCTGCCCTTGCGTCGCTGGGGGAGCTGGAGAGAGCTTTTATTACTCTTCGTGAATTTGAGACTACTTATGCTAATTCCAGTAAAGAAGTAGAAGAGGAGCTGTTCTCTCCATTCACCTCTTTATATCCATTGGTTGTGGCATGCTCCAAGACTGGTTTTGAAACTTTGGACTTG GTGTATTTTCAGTTAGAGAGTTTGAGCCGTGCAGACCCTCCTTACAAGTCTGTTGCTGCTTTGAATTGTATTGTATTAGGTTGTGCAAATATCTGGGACCTTGACCGTGCTTACCAAACTTTCGAGGCAATTAGTTCCACCTTTGGATTGACCCCTGATATTCATTCATACAATGCTCTTATGCATGCTTTTGGGAAGCTGAAGAAG ACTTCGGAAGCTGCAAGAGTATTTGAACACTTGGTGAGTTTGGGTGTCAGACCCAATGCAATGTCATATTCGTTACTTGTAGATGCTCATCTCATCAACAGAGATCCAAAAGCTGCCCTCTCCGTAATCAAGGAAATG GTAAATTCTGGGTTTGAACCTTCAAAAGAAACGCTAAAAAAGGTCAAGAGACGATGTATGCGAGAGATGGACTATGAGAGTGATGATCTCGTGGAAGATTTTGCCAAAAGGTTCAACCTTCGAATGGATGGAGAGGCTCGCAGAAACAGATTGTTTGAACTTAATTATAGCACTGGATATGCATAA
- the LOC133708919 gene encoding triose phosphate/phosphate translocator, chloroplastic-like, translating into MASMITPVRSPIRTNQISSLYLSPNRISPSNVALKSRSLSSSSLAFSPLPEKLRVPALSTGFSGWSQHLRRRGTVEFPVVKAASDGAEIEITEGSKSFLEKFPFLITGFFFFMWYFLNVIFNILNKKVYNYFPYPYFVSVIHLLVGVVYCLVSWSVGLPKRAPIDKEQLALLTPVAFCHALGHVMSNVSFAAVAVSFTHTIKALEPFFNASASQFVLGHHIPLSLWLSLAPVVIGVSMASLTELSFNWLGFGSAMISNIAFTYRSIYSKKAMTGMDSTNVYAYISIIALLVCIPPALIIEGPKLMQYGFRDAIAKVGIYKFVSDLFWIGMFYHLYNQLATNTLERVAPLTHAVGNVLKRVFVIGFSIVVFGNRISTQTGIGTAIAIAGVAIYSLIKANLEEQKKKAAAISTS; encoded by the exons ATGGCTTCAATGATCACCCCAGTTCGCTCCCCAATCCGAACTAATCAAATTTCCTCGCTTTACTTATCACCCAATAGGATTTCACCTTCCAATGTTGCCCTCAAGTCTCGGTCTCTGTCTTCCTCAAGCTTGGCCTTTTCGCCGTTGCCGGAGAAACTAAGAGTTCCGGCGTTGTCAACGGGATTTTCCGGCTGGAGTCAACACCTGAGACGGCGAGGGACTGTTGAATTTCCGGTGGTGAAGGCTGCTTCAGATGGTGCTGAGATTGAGATTACTGAGGG GTCAAAGAGCTTTCTTGAGAAATTTCCTTTCTTGATCACTGgcttttttttcttcatgtg GTATTTCTTGAATGTCATCTTCAATATACTGAACAAGAAGGTCTACAATTATTTCCCATATCCATA TTTTGTTTCTGTTATACATCTCCTTGTTGGAGTGGTGTACTGTCTTGTTTCTTGGTCTGTTGGATTGCCGAAGCGTGCA CCGATTGACAAGGAGCAATTGGCACTGCTGACCCCAGTTGCATTTTGTCACGCTCTCGGACATGTCATGTCCAATGTCTCTTTTGCAGCTGTTGCCGTGTCTTTTACACACACCATTAAAG CCCTGGAGCCGTTCTTCAATGCTTCTGCTTCTCAGTTTGTTTTGGGGCATCACATTCCCTTGTCCTTGTGGCTCTCATTAGCCCCTGTTGTCATTG GTGTGTCAATGGCATCACTGACTGAACTCTCTTTCAACTGGCTTGGCTTTGGTAGTGCAATGATTTCCAACATTGCATTCACCTACAGAAGTATCTATTCCAAAAAAGCCATG ACAGGAATGGACAGTACAAATGTATACGCCTACATTTCAATAATTGCTCTCTTGGTTTGCATCCCACCAGCACTAATT ATTGAAGGACCCAAACTGATGCAATATGGTTTTAGGGATGCAATTGCCAAAGTAGGCATTTACAAATTTGTGTCTGATTTATTCTGGATTGGAATGTTTTATCATCTGTACAATCAG CTTGCTACCAACACTTTGGAACGAGTTGCACCACTAACGCATGCAGTTGGAAATGTGTTGAAACGTGTCTTTGTGATCGGGTTCTCCATTGTTGTGTTTG GCAACAGGATCTCTACACAAACTGGGATTGGTACTGCAATAGCAATTGCTGGTGTTGCCATTTACTCCCTGATAAAAGCAAACTTGGAAGAGCAAAAGAAG AAGGCTGCTGCAATTTCAACATCATAA
- the LOC133710009 gene encoding alpha/beta hydrolase domain-containing protein VTE7, with product MLTLTASSLPIRTASAIQRGLLTVRSDAFPSFLPKEVENIKDPFARKLATRIERLPVSFGENCVMSSCVKPLVQSETSPVVLLHGFDSSCLEWRYTYPLLEEAGLETWAVDILGWGFSDLERLPPCNVASKRDHFFQLWKSYIKKPMILVGPSLGAAVAIDFAASYPEAVERLVLIDASVYTEGTENQPTLSKMLAYAGAYILKSFPLRFYVTFLCFTGISLSTSLDWTNIGRLHCRFPWWEDALVDFMMSGVYNVSAQIEQVKQRTLIIWGEEDQIISNKLGVRLHSELPDAIIRQIPDCGHIPHVERPSSVAKMILEFVREAQYKEVEYSTQF from the exons ATGTTAACACTCACAGCCAGCTCTCTCCCCATTCGCACCGCTTCCGCAATCCAAAGGGGTCTACTCACTGTTCGCTCCGACGCATTCCCTTCTTTCCTTCCCAAAGAAGTCGAGAACATCAAAGACCCATTTGCCCGGAAACTCGCTACACGAATAGAAAGGCTTCCC GTTAGTTTTGGTGAGAATTGTGTGATGAGTAGCTGTGTGAAGCCGTTGGTACAGAGCGAGACGAGTCCGGTGGTTCTTCTCCATGGTTTTGATAG CTCCTGTTTAGAATGGAGATACACTTATCCATTGCTTGAGGAAGCTGGCCTCGAGACTTGGGCTGTTGACATTCTTGGTTGGGGTTTCTCTGATTTAG AAAGACTCCCCCCATGTAATGTGGCCTCGAAGCGAGACCATTTTTTTCAG CTTTGGAAGTCCTACATTAAAAAGCCAATGATATTGGTTGGACCAAGCCTCGGTGCTGCTGTTGCAATTGACTTTGCAGCCAGCTATCCAGAAGCA GTTGAAAGGCTAGTTTTGATTGATGCAAGTGTGTATACAGAAGGCACCGAAAATCAACCAACCTTGTCTAAAATGTTAGCCTATGCTGGA GCATATATATTGAAGAGTTTCCCTTTGCGCTTCTATGTAACCTTTTTGTGCTTCACTGGCATATCATTGAGTACCAGCCTAGATTGGACAAAT ATTGGCCGCTTGCATTGCCGGTTTCCTTGGTGGGAGGATGCACTTGTGGATTTCATGATGAGTGGGGTGTACAATGTTAGTGCCCAGATAGAACAG GTAAAGCAGAGGACACTTATCATATGGGGCGAGGAAGACCAGATCATTAGCAACAAGCTTGGAGTG AGATTGCACTCTGAACTGCCAGATGCAATTATACGACAAATACCAGATTGCGGACACATTCCTCATGTAGAAAGGCCGAGCTCTGTTGCGAAAATGATTCTGGAATTTGTTCGAGAAGCTCAGTACAAAGAGGTTGAATATAGTACTCAATTCTGA
- the LOC133707980 gene encoding uncharacterized protein LOC133707980 — MDLQQQNARAPQPRRGGGFSAQSSFLFHLMVILFVLEAFLHQVPEGHVGVYWRGDTLLKTVTYPGVHLKLPMIYFEPIQVTLQTHQFCDIPCGTKDDVMINIEKIEVVNRLRKEYVYETLRSYGTQYYCSYTCVVVRREISKLCGSHSIEEVFDQIDEKLREALHDDSAHYAPGIEIISVRVTRPTIPDSVRRGTHQGTKTVWETCEN; from the exons ATGGATCTACAGCAGCAGAACGCAAGAGCTCCACAGCCTCGCCGCGGCGGCGGTTTCTCGGCCCAGTCGTCTTTCCTCTTCCATCTAATGGTCATTTTGTTTGTG CTAGAAGCCTTTCTGCACCAAGTCCCGGAAGGTCATGTTGGGGTTTATTGGAGAGGAGATACTCTTCTTAAGACTGTTACATATCCGG GGGTTCATCTCAAGTTGCCTATGATATACTTTGAACCTATTCAAGTGACCCTTCAGACTCATCAG TTTTGTGATATTCCATGCGGTACAAAAGATGATGTCATGATTAACATTGAGAAGATAGAG GTTGTTAACCGGCTTCGCAAAGAATACGTGTATGAGACATTAAGGAGTTATGGGACTCAGTATTACTGCTCATATACGTGTGTCGTCGTGCGTAGAGAGATCAGTAAGCTCTGCGGCTCACATTCTATTGAAGAGGTTTTTGATCAG ATTGATGAAAAGCTGAGAGAAGCTCTTCACGATGATAGTGCGCATTATGCTCCCGGCATTGAAATCATCAGCGTGCGTGTCACAAGGCCTACTATCCCAGATAGTGTAAGACGCGGAACACACCAAG GTACCAAAACTGTATGGGAGACATGTGAAAACTGA
- the LOC133710807 gene encoding PLASMODESMATA CALLOSE-BINDING PROTEIN 3, producing the protein MAALVYIVLFLALTGHSSATYCICKDGVGDAALQKALDYACGAGADCTPIIQNGACYNPNTVKDHCNWAVNSYFQKKGQTQMSCDFAGAATISQTPPTTTSSSCVYPASGSNSTTNSTTTTPSTTPTTGTTPTTTPTTGGTTTPTTGTTTPSTTPSVFGISPTGSSLTDSSPDMAPHFIAAAAAFSFSVFLLLWG; encoded by the exons ATGGCTGCTTTAGTATATATAGTGCTTTTCTTGGCCCTCACTGGGCATTCAA GTGCTACTTATTGCATATGTAAAGATGGGGTTGGTGATGCTGCTCTTCAGAAGGCACTGGACTATGCTTGTGGAGCTGGAGCTGACTGTACACCAATCATTCAAAACGGTGCGTGTTACAACCCCAACACAGTCAAAGACCACTGCAACTGGGCTGTTAATAGCTATTTCCAGAAGAAGGGTCAAACCCAAATGAGCTGTGACTTTGCAGGAGCTGCCACTATTAGCCAAACTCCTCCAACTA CCACGAGTTCCAGTTGTGTTTATCCTGCAAGTGGCAG TAATTCCACCACAAACTCAACCACCACTACTCCAAGCACAACTCCAACCACAGGCACAACCCCAACCACAACTCCAACCACCGGCGGCACGACGACTCCAACCACAGGCACAACAACCCCCAGTACAACTCCCTCAGTCTTTGGAATAAGCCCAACAGGGAGTTCACTCACTGATTCAAGCCCTGATATGGCTCCTCACTTCAtcgcagcagcagcagctttcTCCTTTTCAGTGTTTTTGTTGCTGTGGGGTTGA
- the LOC133709939 gene encoding uncharacterized protein LOC133709939, translated as MDSQQQRQTAPQPRPRPQNQDGGGDFSAVCFVLFLFVAVAIFTLLISGLHQVPEGHVGVYWRGGALLKTVTDPGFHLKLPLITDFEPVQVTLQTDQVKDIPCGTKGGVVINFEKIEVVNRLRKEFVYETLLNYGVKYDRTWIYDKIHHEINQFCSSHSLQDVYIDVFDQIDEKMKEALQGDCTRYAPGIEIFSVRVTKPTIPDSVRHNFEQMEEQRTKVLIAIERQRVVEKEAETKKKIAISEAEKNANVSKILMEQKLMEKDSSRRQQEIENDMYLAREKSAADADFYKVIKEAEANRLKLTPQFLELKFIEAIADNTKVFFGDKVPNMVLDQRLLGNFLKVSRELSGDVAREGNAAY; from the exons ATGGACTCACAGCAGCAGAGACAAACAGCTCCACAGCCTCGCCCTCGGCCTCAGAATCAAGACGGCGGCGGCGATTTCTCGGCCGTTTGCTTCGTTCTCTTCCTGTTCGTTGCCGTCGCCATTTTCACTTTG TTAATCAGCGGTCTGCACCAAGTTCCGGAAGGTCATGTTGGGGTGTATTGGAGAGGAGGTGCTCTTCTGAAGACTGTTACAGATCCAG GGTTTCATCTCAAGCTTCCCCTGATAACCGACTTTGAGCCTGTTCAAGTGACCCTTCAGACTGATCAG GTGAAGGATATTCCATGTGGTACAAAGGGGGGTGTCGTGATTAACTTTGAGAAGATAGAG GTTGTTAACCGGCTTCGCAAGGAATTTGTATATGAGACACTTCTCAATTATGGTGTGAAGTATGACCGTACATGGATATATGACAAAATTCATCATGAGATCAATCAGTTCTGCAGCTCACATTCACTTCAAGATGTCTACATTGATGTGTTTGATCAG ATTGATGAAAAGATGAAAGAAGCTCTTCAGGGTGATTGCACACGTTATGCTCCAGGTATTGAAATTTTCAGTGTCCGTGTCACAAAGCCGACTATCCCAGATAGTGTAAGACATAACTTTGAGCAGATGGAGGAGCAACGTACCAAG GTCCTAATTGCTATTGAGAGACAGAGAGTGGTGGAGAAAGAGGCAGAAACCAAGAAGAAGATAGCTATAAGTGAAGCCGAGAAGAATGCCAATGTGAGTAAGATTCTCATGGAGCAAAAGTTGATGGAGAAGGACAGTTCCAGGAGGCAGCAAGAAATTGAAAATGACATGTATCTTGCTCGGGAAAAGAGTGCAGCAGATGCTGATTTCTACAA AGTCATAAAAGAGGCTGAAGCAAACAGACTGAAGCTTACTCCGCAGTTCCTTGAGCTCAAATTCATCGAGGCTATTGCTGACAATACGAAAGTTTTCTTTGGGGACAAG GTACCAAATATGGTTTTGGATCAGAGGTTGCTGGGGAACTTCTTAAAGGTTTCCAGAGAGTTGTCGGGAGATGTGGCCAGGGAAGGAAATGCAGCATATTGA
- the LOC133712517 gene encoding uncharacterized protein LOC133712517 — MKGGGGGGGGKPREEEQDGMSVHSPCKAPPSSASSLPKEQSQVELELRLLEALAIYPPVKLQGIHRHFVLYGLMEFLRRSFDRNFSSDEVLQLLDRFYNLEMLKPDEEEMDILNHEEEFSLPQSFFVKEES, encoded by the exons ATgaaaggtggtggtggtggcggtggcggcaaaccaagagaagaagaacaagacgGCATGTCCGTACACTCTCCCTGCAAGGCTCCTCCTTCCTCTGCTTCTTCTCTACCCAAG GAGCAATCACAGGTTGAATTGGAGCTCAGACTGTTAGAAGCTCTTGCAATTTATCCTCCAGTCAAATTGCAAG GCATACATCGTCACTTTGTGCTTTATGGGCTAATGGAGTTCCTGAGGAGAAG CTTTGATCGCAACTTCTCTTCTGACGAGGTTTTGCAATTGCTGGATCGGTTCTATAACTTGGAAATGCTG AAACCAGACGAGGAGGAGATGGACATCTTGAATCATGAGGAAGAATTTAGCTTGCCTCAAAGTTTCTTTGTTAAGGAGGAATCTTaa